The following proteins are encoded in a genomic region of Thunnus maccoyii chromosome 8, fThuMac1.1, whole genome shotgun sequence:
- the mgarpa gene encoding skin secretory protein xP2 isoform X2, translating to MFSCRAAWQRCGPLARTAAHRLPRDVVQRRPMSSVPGGSGENIVYALLCGGAFAGAVTYAYNTVSSDHARFNERVAEIKARPKTEWVPKPWPPKSRDEEEGGEEEEEEAAAEEGAEEGAEEVAAEEAGGDAEAGEEEAAAVADSEAETVVEAVAEVVAEAAEVVAEVAEGVAEAAQEVEAVAEEVAQVAEAVEEAAQAVAEPAPVAAEEPESNVLLAAASTLEVPKISEVVEELAPIVEDVKEEAPKEESPAPEEAKPVEEIAPVEEAPVPAVEEAVAPVEATPVAEETPVPVEESLPASAEAPAPVVEEAPAPVEAAPVIEETPAPVIEEAPAPVEAAPVVEETPAPVEAAPVVEETPAPVEAAPVVEEAPAPVEAAPVVEEASAPVEAAPVVEEASAPVEAAPVVEEASAPVEAAAVVEEAPAPVEAAPVVEEASAPVEAAPVVEEAPAPVEAAAVVEETPAPVEADVATALAEEEVVTTTVVEEVAAAPVVEVASPLEEAAAAPVETLAEDPKREYIVVVLEGTPKAEKPPKVLGVGPMSGRIIPAPDDDDVPASE from the exons ATGTTTTCCTGCAGAGCGGCCTGGCAAAGGTGTGGGCCTCTGGCACGGACAGCAGCCCACAGGTTGCCTCGGGATG TTGTGCAGCGGCGGCCGATGTCATCAGTTCCTGGTGGGTCTGGGGAGAACATAGTGTACGCCCTGCTGTGTGGTGGAGCCTTCGCTGGAGCTGTAACATAT gCATACAACACTGTGTCCTCAGACCATGCTAGGTTCAATGAGCGCGTTGCAGAAATCAAAGCTAGACCAAAGACAGAGTGGGTTCCTAAACCATGGCCACCTAAGA GCAGGGATGAGGAAGAGG gaggagaggaggaggaggaggaggcagcagcGGAGGAGGGGGCTGAGGAGGGGGCTGAGGAGGTAGCGGCTGAGGAGGCCGGCGGAGATGCTGAGGCCGGGGAAGAGGAGGCTGCTGCAGTTGCTGACAGCGAGGCAGAGACTGTAGTGGAGGCAGTCGCTGAGGTTGTCGCAGAGGCTGCTGAGGTCGTCGCAGAGGTGGCAGAGGGCGTGGCCGAGGCTGCACAGGAAGTGGAGGCGGTCGCAGAAGAAGTGGCCCAAGTGGCAGAAGCTGTTGAGGAGGCTGCCCAGGCCGTCGCAGAACCAGCCCCCGTCGCTGCTGAGGAGCCGGAAAGCAACG TGCTGCTGGCAGCTGCCTCTACTCTAGAGGTACCGAAGATATCTGAAGTAGTAGAAGAGTTGGCACCCATTGTTGAAGACGTGAAAGAGGAAGCACCCAAGGAAGAGTCCCCGGCACCAGAAGAGGCAAAGCCTGTTGAAGAAATTGCACCAGTTGAAGAGGCTCCTGTACCAGCTGTTGAGGAGGCCGTGGCACCAGTGGAGGCTACGCCAGTGGCTGAAGAAACCCCTGTACCAGTAGAAGAGAGCCTGCCAGCATCTGCTGAGGCTCCAGCACCAGTGGTTGAAGAGGCCCCCGCACCAGTAGAGGCAGCACCAGTGATTGAAGAGACCCCTGCACCAGTGATTGAAGAGGCCCCCGCACCAGTAGAGGCGGCACCAGTGGTTGAAGAGACCCCCGCACCTGTAGAGGCGGCACCAGTGGTTGAAGAGACCCCCGCACCTGTAGAGGCGGCACCAGTGGTTGAAGAGGCCCCCGCACCAGTTGAGGCGGCACCAGTGGTTGAAGAAGCCTCGGCACCAGTAGAGGCAGCACCAGTGGTTGAAGAAGCCTCAGCACCAGTAGAGGCTGCACCAGTGGTTGAAGAAGCCTCGGCACCAGTagaggcagcagcagtggtTGAGGAGGCCCCTGCACCAGTAGAGGCTGCACCAGTGGTTGAAGAAGCCTCGGCACCAGTAGAGGCTGCACCAGTGGTTGAGGAGGCCCCTGCACCAGTagaggcagcagcagtggtTGAGGAGACCCCCGCACCAGTAGAAGCAGATGTTGCCACAGCTCTAGCTGAAGAAGAAGTGGTCACCACCACAGTTGTAGAAGAAGTTGCAGCAGCCCCTGTCGTAGAAGTAGCTAGCCCTCTGGAAGAAGCAGCTGCAGCCCCAGTGGAGACCCTGGCAGAAGACCCCAAGAGAGAGTACATCGTTGTGGTTCTGGAAGGAACACCTAAAGCAGAAAAACCGCCCAAGGTGTTGGGAGTGGGGCCCATGAGTGGTAGGATCATCCCAGCtccagatgatgatgatgtcccTGCTTCTGAG TAA
- the mgarpa gene encoding skin secretory protein xP2 isoform X1 — protein MFSCRAAWQRCGPLARTAAHRLPRDVVQRRPMSSVPGGSGENIVYALLCGGAFAGAVTYAYNTVSSDHARFNERVAEIKARPKTEWVPKPWPPKSRDEEEGGEEEEEEAAAEEGAEEGAEEVAAEEAGGDAEAGEEEAAAVADSEAETVVEAVAEVVAEAAEVVAEVAEGVAEAAQEVEAVAEEVAQVAEAVEEAAQAVAEPAPVAAEEPESNVLLAAASTLEVPKISEVVEELAPIVEDVKEEAPKEESPAPEEAKPVEEIAPVEEAPVPAVEEAVAPVEATPVAEETPVPVEESLPASAEAPAPVVEEAPAPVEAAPVIEETPAPVIEEAPAPVEAAPVVEETPAPVEAAPVVEETPAPVEAAPVVEEAPAPVEAAPVVEEASAPVEAAPVVEEASAPVEAAPVVEEASAPVEAAAVVEEAPAPVEAAPVVEEASAPVEAAPVVEEAPAPVEAAAVVEETPAPVEADVATALAEEEVVTTTVVEEVAAAPVVEVASPLEEAAAAPVETLAEDPKREYIVVVLEGTPKAEKPPKVLGVGPMSGRIIPAPDDDDVPASEGKRRLLRMQMQ, from the exons ATGTTTTCCTGCAGAGCGGCCTGGCAAAGGTGTGGGCCTCTGGCACGGACAGCAGCCCACAGGTTGCCTCGGGATG TTGTGCAGCGGCGGCCGATGTCATCAGTTCCTGGTGGGTCTGGGGAGAACATAGTGTACGCCCTGCTGTGTGGTGGAGCCTTCGCTGGAGCTGTAACATAT gCATACAACACTGTGTCCTCAGACCATGCTAGGTTCAATGAGCGCGTTGCAGAAATCAAAGCTAGACCAAAGACAGAGTGGGTTCCTAAACCATGGCCACCTAAGA GCAGGGATGAGGAAGAGG gaggagaggaggaggaggaggaggcagcagcGGAGGAGGGGGCTGAGGAGGGGGCTGAGGAGGTAGCGGCTGAGGAGGCCGGCGGAGATGCTGAGGCCGGGGAAGAGGAGGCTGCTGCAGTTGCTGACAGCGAGGCAGAGACTGTAGTGGAGGCAGTCGCTGAGGTTGTCGCAGAGGCTGCTGAGGTCGTCGCAGAGGTGGCAGAGGGCGTGGCCGAGGCTGCACAGGAAGTGGAGGCGGTCGCAGAAGAAGTGGCCCAAGTGGCAGAAGCTGTTGAGGAGGCTGCCCAGGCCGTCGCAGAACCAGCCCCCGTCGCTGCTGAGGAGCCGGAAAGCAACG TGCTGCTGGCAGCTGCCTCTACTCTAGAGGTACCGAAGATATCTGAAGTAGTAGAAGAGTTGGCACCCATTGTTGAAGACGTGAAAGAGGAAGCACCCAAGGAAGAGTCCCCGGCACCAGAAGAGGCAAAGCCTGTTGAAGAAATTGCACCAGTTGAAGAGGCTCCTGTACCAGCTGTTGAGGAGGCCGTGGCACCAGTGGAGGCTACGCCAGTGGCTGAAGAAACCCCTGTACCAGTAGAAGAGAGCCTGCCAGCATCTGCTGAGGCTCCAGCACCAGTGGTTGAAGAGGCCCCCGCACCAGTAGAGGCAGCACCAGTGATTGAAGAGACCCCTGCACCAGTGATTGAAGAGGCCCCCGCACCAGTAGAGGCGGCACCAGTGGTTGAAGAGACCCCCGCACCTGTAGAGGCGGCACCAGTGGTTGAAGAGACCCCCGCACCTGTAGAGGCGGCACCAGTGGTTGAAGAGGCCCCCGCACCAGTTGAGGCGGCACCAGTGGTTGAAGAAGCCTCGGCACCAGTAGAGGCAGCACCAGTGGTTGAAGAAGCCTCAGCACCAGTAGAGGCTGCACCAGTGGTTGAAGAAGCCTCGGCACCAGTagaggcagcagcagtggtTGAGGAGGCCCCTGCACCAGTAGAGGCTGCACCAGTGGTTGAAGAAGCCTCGGCACCAGTAGAGGCTGCACCAGTGGTTGAGGAGGCCCCTGCACCAGTagaggcagcagcagtggtTGAGGAGACCCCCGCACCAGTAGAAGCAGATGTTGCCACAGCTCTAGCTGAAGAAGAAGTGGTCACCACCACAGTTGTAGAAGAAGTTGCAGCAGCCCCTGTCGTAGAAGTAGCTAGCCCTCTGGAAGAAGCAGCTGCAGCCCCAGTGGAGACCCTGGCAGAAGACCCCAAGAGAGAGTACATCGTTGTGGTTCTGGAAGGAACACCTAAAGCAGAAAAACCGCCCAAGGTGTTGGGAGTGGGGCCCATGAGTGGTAGGATCATCCCAGCtccagatgatgatgatgtcccTGCTTCTGAG GGTAAACGACGTCTTCTTAGGATGCAAATGCAGTAG
- the mgarpa gene encoding protein MGARP isoform X3 produces the protein MFSCRAAWQRCGPLARTAAHRLPRDVVQRRPMSSVPGGSGENIVYALLCGGAFAGAVTYAYNTVSSDHARFNERVAEIKARPKTEWVPKPWPPKSRDEEEV, from the exons ATGTTTTCCTGCAGAGCGGCCTGGCAAAGGTGTGGGCCTCTGGCACGGACAGCAGCCCACAGGTTGCCTCGGGATG TTGTGCAGCGGCGGCCGATGTCATCAGTTCCTGGTGGGTCTGGGGAGAACATAGTGTACGCCCTGCTGTGTGGTGGAGCCTTCGCTGGAGCTGTAACATAT gCATACAACACTGTGTCCTCAGACCATGCTAGGTTCAATGAGCGCGTTGCAGAAATCAAAGCTAGACCAAAGACAGAGTGGGTTCCTAAACCATGGCCACCTAAGA GCAGGGATGAGGAAGAGG TGTAA